The Bacteroidota bacterium DNA window CTTTCGTGATTATAACGGATCCTGAAAGTTTTCTGAGCTGGTTTGAACACAGGGGCAAAACTTCTTCAATTCCTATGGTCAACCTGACGAAAATTATTCCTATGGATGTACCTCCAGAGCCTAAAGCCATTCCGATGGAAAGGAAAGCCGGGAAGCCGGCTGTGCAAAATGCTCCGGGACAAAAGCAGCAAAATACTCCTCCTCCTTCACAAATATTGAAAATTGTTGCAGACAACCAGGTGAATAAAGAAATTGATTCCCTTTCAACCAAAATCGCGCAAAATAAATCAAAGGATACTATTTATGTTGCCGACGAAGGGATGGCCTCGGGTGAATCGGGTGAAAGTTTTTACGCTGTACCCGATCAGTTGCCTACTTTCAATGGAAAAGGCTGGCAGGCTTTCAGGGAATATATTTCCAAAAACCTGAAATATCCGGAATGGGCTGCAAACAAGGGAATAAAAGGAAACATCATGGTACAGTTTGTAATTAATAAAAATGGTTCTGTTGTTGATGTTACCTTGGTTAAAGGCGTAAATCCGGTGTTGGATAATGCCGTACTCAACGTGGTTAAAAATTCTCCGCGATGGACTCCGGGGAAAAAGAAATGGGGAAAACCTGTTCCGGTGCAATTGAGCTTACCTATTAATTTTGTCCTTTAAATCTTATTTAATTCCTGAATGAATAATAAAGTCCCAATTAGTTATGAAAAAGTACAGGAGTCTGCAGTACTAATTGGAGTTATCCTG harbors:
- a CDS encoding TonB family protein, with amino-acid sequence MGKYKEIKKRIWDTCEAHYIVAARIVAPVLVFLWHSFVILFLLITFVIITDPESFLSWFEHRGKTSSIPMVNLTKIIPMDVPPEPKAIPMERKAGKPAVQNAPGQKQQNTPPPSQILKIVADNQVNKEIDSLSTKIAQNKSKDTIYVADEGMASGESGESFYAVPDQLPTFNGKGWQAFREYISKNLKYPEWAANKGIKGNIMVQFVINKNGSVVDVTLVKGVNPVLDNAVLNVVKNSPRWTPGKKKWGKPVPVQLSLPINFVL